From the Streptomyces sp. SN-593 genome, the window CGGGGCTGCCCGGCCGTGGAGGCGTAGAGCACCTCGCGGGTGCGGGGGTGCCAGCCCAGGACGGTGCAGCGGTCGGCCGCCTGGAACGTCAGGCGGCGGGCCGGGCCGCCCGGGACCGGCTGCACGTACACCTCCGCGGGGCCGTCCTGGGTGCCGGTGTAGGCGAGCAGCCGGCCGTCGGGCGACAGCCGCGGATGGCAGGACTCGCCGGCCCCCGCCGTCACCCGGGTGGCGACCGGCCGGTCCAGCGGCGCCAGCCACAGGTCGTCCTCGCAGACGAACGCGAGCAGCCCGGCGGCGAGCGAGGGCTGCCGCAGGTAGCCGCCGTCGGGCCCGCCGCCCCCGGCGGGGACGGGCCCCCGGCCGGGTGCCGGGGGCGGGGTCGGGGGCGGGGGCGTCATCGGGCGCCCCCGGGAAGGGCCCGGGCGGCCCGGGCGGCCAGCGCGCCGCGGTCCGTCTTGCGGTTGGCGTTGAGGGGGAACTCCTCCAGGTGGACGAAGGAGAGCGGGATCATGTAGCGGGGGAAGAACGCGGACAGCTCGTCGATCAGGTCCGCGGGCGGGCGGCGCCGGCCCAGGTAGAAGGCGACCAGCTCGTCGCCGACCGCCACGGCCACCGCGTCCTGCACCCCGGTGCAGCGGCGCAGCCCCCACTCGACCTCGGCGAGCTCCACCCGGACCCCGCGGATCTTCACCTGGTGGTCGCGCCGCCCGAGGTAGACGAGTTCGCCGTCGGGCCGCAGCCGCGCCAGGTCCCCGGTGCGGTACCAGCGTTCGCCGCCCAGCCGCAGGAACCGGCCCTCGTCGTCGCCCGGGTCGAGGTAGCCGGGCACCATCTGCGGCCCGCGCACGCACAGTTCGCCGCTCTCGGGGTCCGCGCGGCCGTCGGGGCCGACGAGCACCCACGGGGAGCCGGGGTGCAGGGTGCCGATCGGCACCACGTCGTTGACGCAGGCGTCGGGCGAGGTGCGGTCGTCCCAGCGGTGGGCGCTGCACGAGATGGTCAGCTCGGTGGGCCCGTAGAGGTTCTCCAGCCGGGAGTCCGGGGCCGCGGCCTGCCAGTCGGCGGCGTCGAACCGCAGCAGCGGCTCCCCGCAGAACAGGCTCAGCCGCAGCGTGGACAGGGCGCCGGGGACGAGCCGGCGCAGCCTCCGCACCAGCGAGATGACGCTCGGCGAGGAGAACCAGACGGTGATGCCGTGCTGGGCGACGAAGTCCGGCAGCGCCATGAACGCCTTCGGCGGCACCGTCACCAGGGTGCCGCCGCTCCCCCACGCGCAGAACAGGTCGAACATCGCCAGGTCGAAGGTGAGGTCGAAGGTCTGCGAGAACACGTCGTCCGCGGTGAAGGCGTACCGGTCGTGCACGTGCCGCAGGTAGGCGTCGACGTTGCGGTGCAGCACCGGCACGCCCTTGGGCCGGCCGGTGGAGCCGGAGGTGAACAGGATGTAGGCGACGTCGTCCGGCGCGGGGGTGAACGGACGGGCGAGGGGGGCGGCGTCGCCGTCGGCGTCGTCGCCGCTGTCGCTGTCGCCGATGACGGCCGCGGCGCCGAGTTCGTCGGCGAGCTCGGGCAGCAGGGCGCGGCCGGACGCGTCGACGAGCACGGCGTCCAGCCCGGCGGCGGCGATCATCCGGCGGTTGCGCTCGGCGGGGAAGTCGGGGTTGAGCGGCACCACGGCGGCTCCGGCGTAGCCGGCGGCGAGCACCCCCGCGTAGGCGAGTTCGCTGCGGGCGGCCAGCAGGCCGACCCGGCGCGGCCGGCCGCCGCAGGCGCGCACCAGGCTCCCGGCCAGGGCGAGGGCCCGCTCGTGCAGCCGCCGGTAGCTGTACCCGTGCGGGCCGATCCGCAGTGCCTCGGCGTCGGGGTCCCGCGCCACGCCGCGCAGGAACCAGCCGTGCAGGCAGCCCTCGGCGGTCACCGGGGCGAGGGTGTCGGTGGGTGGGGTCATGACGGTCCTCCGGTCGGACGCGGCGATGGACGGTGGCACGCACGTCCGGTGCGGACGGCGGATACGGGCGGCGGAAGCGGGCGGTACGGGAGCAGGGCGGCGGAAGCGGGCGGGTCGGGGCCGGGCCGGGGTCGGTCGGGGTCGGGCCGGGCGTTCCCGCCGTGCGGCGAAGGGCGGGGGACGAGGGTCGGGCGGGCCCCGGGGGCGGCGCTGCCCTACGCCGCCGCCGTCGGGCGGTCCGCGAGCGGGGGCGGGGGCGGGCCGGTGAGCACCGCGGTGCCGGCCAGGCCGTCGGGGTCCACGGCCAGGACCACGCCGGCGTCGTCCGGTCCCCAGTCCTCGGCGCGGGCGGCGGCCGCGGTGCGGGCGAGCTGGACGGCGGCGTGCGCGGTGTAGCAGTCGCCGATCCGCTCCTCGTCGAACAGCGGTGGCACCGGCAGCAGTCCGGCGACGGCTTCCCGGACGGCCGCGTCCACCCGGGGCTCGCCGGTGTGCCGGACGCAGATGCGGCGGACCCGGCCGGGCGGGATGCCGGCGCGGTCCAGCGCGTCGGCCAGCAGCCCGCGCAACTCGTCCGGGGCGGCCGGGTCGAGCGTGGCGGTGGCCACGGCGGCGACCCGGCACAGGGCGCTGCGGCCGGCGCTCGCCGCCACGTCGTCCCGCTCCACCACCAGGACGGCCGCGGCCTCGCCGAGCACCGCGTGCGGGCGGACCGCGGCCGCAAGCCACGCCTCGTGCCGCCCGTACTCCTCGGACGCGCCGACGAGCATGGTGTCCACGTGCCCGGCGCGCAGGGTCAGTTCGGCGGTGCGCAGCGCGTTCACGCCGGCCACCGGGCCGCCGGCGACGGTGGAGTTGGCGCCGCGCAGCCCGTGCCGGATGGCGACCGCCCCGGCCGCGGTGTTGATCACCAGGTTGGGGAAGGT encodes:
- a CDS encoding amino acid adenylation domain-containing protein, giving the protein MTPPTDTLAPVTAEGCLHGWFLRGVARDPDAEALRIGPHGYSYRRLHERALALAGSLVRACGGRPRRVGLLAARSELAYAGVLAAGYAGAAVVPLNPDFPAERNRRMIAAAGLDAVLVDASGRALLPELADELGAAAVIGDSDSGDDADGDAAPLARPFTPAPDDVAYILFTSGSTGRPKGVPVLHRNVDAYLRHVHDRYAFTADDVFSQTFDLTFDLAMFDLFCAWGSGGTLVTVPPKAFMALPDFVAQHGITVWFSSPSVISLVRRLRRLVPGALSTLRLSLFCGEPLLRFDAADWQAAAPDSRLENLYGPTELTISCSAHRWDDRTSPDACVNDVVPIGTLHPGSPWVLVGPDGRADPESGELCVRGPQMVPGYLDPGDDEGRFLRLGGERWYRTGDLARLRPDGELVYLGRRDHQVKIRGVRVELAEVEWGLRRCTGVQDAVAVAVGDELVAFYLGRRRPPADLIDELSAFFPRYMIPLSFVHLEEFPLNANRKTDRGALAARAARALPGGAR
- a CDS encoding beta-ketoacyl synthase N-terminal-like domain-containing protein, which gives rise to MNTLVVTGTGYLGPSGPQPVGEDHPGPSAFTVTGFDPVAALGRRTVRYNHRSTLLAMEACGAALRDAGVRVTEANQDAVGVTLGTFCGSVSGSVVFGAETFAQPRPYNVDPATFPNLVINTAAGAVAIRHGLRGANSTVAGGPVAGVNALRTAELTLRAGHVDTMLVGASEEYGRHEAWLAAAVRPHAVLGEAAAVLVVERDDVAASAGRSALCRVAAVATATLDPAAPDELRGLLADALDRAGIPPGRVRRICVRHTGEPRVDAAVREAVAGLLPVPPLFDEERIGDCYTAHAAVQLARTAAAARAEDWGPDDAGVVLAVDPDGLAGTAVLTGPPPPPLADRPTAAA